A stretch of Pararhodobacter sp. DNA encodes these proteins:
- a CDS encoding GGDEF domain-containing protein translates to MTLDFFTLYIVILLNSFFMSLVWLGFVVTHRDIPGAHLWLAAACCTTLGGLLLAGDGTPWGRAFCIAGNVIITLGFCFMWTGVRVFYGSAPQWRVCAGIVGLGLLLMLVAGPERSGQNIAYATSQMMPMSLAIRDFTKLRPFSMGALAALLAVLLAYTGQVIEAVLNALRIMGLLSTSAYYEVAAGLLLAVICGATLWNLGFLLMAIDRLSERLAAQALHDELTRLPNRRAFHERAEREIAAVRAKNGTLSLFLFDLDRFKHINDSMGHAAGDACLRHFSTVAAQVCAGRDGMEGGLARLGGDEFALLVAGLTEKQEERLALDLVRAISENPMEWREWPMFLSVSIGVASWRGVGPLSLQRLTEQADAALYEMKRRGRNGYVVAANEALTELGRPAAHFA, encoded by the coding sequence ATGACACTGGATTTTTTCACCCTTTATATCGTCATCCTGCTCAACTCATTTTTCATGAGCCTCGTCTGGTTGGGCTTTGTCGTCACGCACCGCGATATTCCCGGCGCGCATCTGTGGCTGGCTGCGGCCTGCTGCACCACGCTGGGAGGCCTGTTGCTGGCAGGAGATGGCACACCCTGGGGACGCGCCTTCTGCATTGCAGGCAATGTGATCATCACGCTGGGTTTCTGCTTCATGTGGACCGGCGTGCGTGTGTTCTACGGTTCTGCGCCGCAGTGGCGTGTCTGTGCCGGTATTGTGGGGCTCGGCCTGTTGCTGATGCTGGTGGCGGGGCCGGAAAGGTCGGGCCAGAACATTGCTTATGCAACATCGCAGATGATGCCGATGTCTCTGGCCATTCGTGATTTTACGAAGCTGCGCCCTTTTTCGATGGGTGCACTCGCTGCCCTTCTGGCCGTGCTGCTGGCTTATACCGGGCAGGTGATCGAGGCCGTGCTGAACGCCCTGCGTATTATGGGGCTGCTGTCGACCTCTGCATATTATGAGGTAGCAGCGGGCTTGCTGCTGGCGGTAATTTGCGGTGCAACCTTGTGGAATCTCGGTTTTCTGCTCATGGCCATAGATCGGCTGAGCGAACGACTGGCCGCACAGGCGCTGCATGATGAACTGACCCGCCTGCCCAATCGCCGCGCCTTCCATGAGCGGGCCGAGCGGGAAATTGCGGCTGTACGGGCAAAGAACGGAACGCTCTCGCTTTTCCTGTTCGATCTGGATCGCTTCAAGCACATCAATGACAGCATGGGCCATGCGGCGGGGGATGCCTGCCTGCGGCATTTCTCAACCGTCGCCGCGCAGGTGTGCGCAGGGCGCGACGGCATGGAGGGTGGATTGGCGCGGCTGGGCGGAGATGAATTTGCCCTGCTTGTCGCGGGGCTCACGGAGAAGCAGGAAGAACGACTGGCACTGGATCTGGTCCGCGCCATCAGTGAAAACCCGATGGAATGGCGGGAGTGGCCGATGTTCCTTTCCGTGAGCATCGGGGTCGCATCCTGGCGCGGAGTTGGCCCATTGAGTCTGCAAAGGCTGACAGAGCAGGCAGACGCCGCGCTGTATGAAATGAAAAGACGCGGGCGCAATGGTTATGTTGTCGCCGCAAATGAGGCGTTGACTGAACTCGGTCGCCCGGCAGCCCATTTCGCCTGA
- a CDS encoding TetR/AcrR family transcriptional regulator: MTAHALKDACLRSFLAELANKSPARISLADVAAGAGVPLSELRAEFDSVEDLLSAFFRATDRQVLAEGGPDSEDLAAEGPKERLFEVLMRRLDALEPHKDAVRTLTRAARYDPVLALRLLCLSERSQRWMLAAAGVDCTGLAGATRARGLAFLFARVVKVWLKDDEPGLDRTMAALDRELDNGAKLLGMLDNALTILKPWRACRERCERRRARRRARAERASASSSAMPASSAAAEGYSGA, encoded by the coding sequence ATGACCGCGCATGCCCTGAAAGACGCCTGTCTGCGCAGCTTCCTTGCCGAACTCGCAAATAAGTCGCCTGCCCGTATTTCTCTTGCGGATGTGGCAGCCGGGGCCGGAGTGCCCCTCTCTGAATTGCGTGCCGAGTTTGATTCGGTGGAAGATTTGCTCTCTGCCTTCTTCCGGGCAACCGACCGTCAGGTGCTCGCCGAAGGCGGACCGGATAGTGAGGACCTGGCTGCGGAAGGTCCGAAGGAGCGCCTGTTCGAGGTGCTGATGCGTCGGCTGGATGCCCTTGAGCCGCACAAGGACGCAGTGCGCACCCTGACACGGGCTGCGCGGTACGATCCGGTTCTGGCGCTGCGTCTGCTCTGCCTTTCAGAACGATCCCAGCGCTGGATGCTGGCGGCGGCCGGCGTGGACTGCACGGGCCTTGCCGGGGCCACCCGGGCGCGTGGATTGGCATTTCTGTTCGCCCGCGTGGTGAAGGTGTGGCTCAAGGATGATGAGCCCGGTCTGGATCGCACCATGGCGGCGCTGGATCGTGAACTGGACAACGGCGCGAAACTGCTGGGCATGCTGGATAATGCCCTCACCATTCTGAAGCCGTGGCGCGCCTGCCGTGAACGATGCGAGAGGCGTCGCGCCCGGCGTCGGGCACGTGCAGAGAGGGCATCCGCGTCATCATCCGCGATGCCGGCTTCCTCGGCTGCCGCAGAGGGCTATTCTGGCGCATGA
- the cmk gene encoding (d)CMP kinase, translated as MLIAIDGPAASGKGTLARRLAVHFRLPHLDTGLLYRAVGAQCLVRGLLADETASADIARALNTDALNPDTLRTADIGEAASVVAARPAVRAALLELQRQFAAQTGGAVLDGRDIGTVICPQADAKLFVTATPEVRAQRRFRELEGRGEATSFGAVLEDIRKRDARDSGRASAPLVQAADAVTLDTTALGIEEAFAAALAQVQARAGR; from the coding sequence ATGCTGATCGCGATCGACGGGCCGGCGGCATCCGGCAAGGGCACTCTGGCGCGGCGTCTTGCGGTGCATTTCCGCTTGCCGCATCTGGATACCGGGCTGCTTTACAGGGCCGTGGGCGCGCAGTGCCTGGTACGTGGCCTTCTGGCAGATGAGACAGCTTCTGCCGACATCGCCCGCGCTCTGAACACCGATGCCCTCAACCCAGACACCCTGCGCACGGCAGACATCGGCGAAGCCGCTTCCGTCGTGGCGGCCCGGCCCGCCGTGCGGGCTGCTTTGCTGGAGCTTCAGCGACAATTCGCCGCACAGACTGGCGGCGCAGTTCTGGATGGCCGCGATATCGGAACGGTCATCTGCCCTCAGGCCGATGCCAAGCTGTTCGTCACGGCCACGCCAGAAGTGCGCGCCCAACGCCGTTTCCGTGAACTGGAAGGTCGGGGAGAAGCCACAAGCTTCGGGGCCGTTCTGGAAGATATTCGCAAGCGGGATGCGCGCGATTCCGGCCGCGCCAGTGCACCGCTGGTTCAGGCCGCAGATGCGGTGACGCTGGACACCACCGCTCTTGGCATTGAGGAAGCTTTTGCGGCTGCCCTGGCACAGGTGCAAGCCCGCGCCGGGCGCTGA